The DNA region tatCCTGGAATGAATaagtgtgtcctaacttttgactggtactgtatttattatggatccccattagttcctgccaaggcagcagctactcttcctggggtccatcaaAATGAAGGAAGttgtacaattttaaaaacatttcacaacaagtccctctttgtggcacctgaccccacgactgtacagtagtcaaggtgcgacaaaactagaacCTGTAGGAACTGCgttgctgttaagaaggtagagcagctctttattatggacagacttctccccatcttagctactgatGTATCAATGTGTGTATGCACTGGGTAGTAGAACATcattccatctctcccccccatcctctctccccaggTCTTGCCTATGCCATGCTGGCTGCCGTGCCTCCTGTGTATGGCCTGTACTCCTCCTTCTACCCCGTCCTGCTCTACACCTTCTTTGGGACCTCTAGACACATATCTATAGGTGAGCCATCCTGACGACAGAGCCGTCACGTTTGTCTCCTTTTGACAACTCGGTGAATCACATTAAACACTTCAACAAGAAAAGAAGAACTAAAACCGTCTTGGTTTAGTTAGCGGCAGCAGTTGTAACAAAATGGCCTCTGCCCAAATTGTGGCCTTAAGGAGGGCAGTTGCTGTAGTAACTTGCGAccgccttctctccctctgaggCAGGGATGAAGGAATATTTTGGCACCCGTTCAAGTCTTGGGCAAAAGCCCGTGTCAACATCTCTAGTTGCAAACGTAACAAACTAACACAAGCAAACCTGATCTGGAAATGAGAACACATTTTTAACATTCGTTTTTACATTGCTTCATACCTCGTTTACCAGACACAGTGACTTGCCCTGGCAGAGGCGCCTGGACTGGGTTCAAAGCTGTTTGCACTGGTGTGGCACTGATGTCTCCCCTCTCTATTAAACCATTACTGATAAAGAACCTGGCACCTTGGCGACTGACTGATAACCCCGAGGGGAATGGGGAGTGCTATGATAATTATTTGACCTAGGGGGAGTGCCCAAGACTTGAAGTCAAACTTGTATGATTCAATGTCAtgaaataataatatatgccGTTTAACAGACACTTTCATACAAAGAGACTTACAGTCATTCGTGCATATGTTTTCCATGTGTGTGGTCCCGGGAAGCGAAGCCACAATTTTGGTGGTGCATGCTCTACCTATTGAGCCACACGGGATGAGAGGCAATGGTCAGTCAGACTCAACCCACTGAAGAGAGAGTGCGCCTCACAGTTCAGTTCATTGAATTCATTTATACTTCTATTATTCTGTTTTCAGAGTGAAGATgtcatcatattcagtatcaatGATGTTGCCAGGTGTTAAGCCCTTTGTCTGTGTCCCTGAAGCCTAGAACTCCTAAACCCTGTCCCTTAAAAGCCCCTACCCCTAAACCATTAACCTCCAGGGGTGTCGGAAGTCAATTCCTGGAGGGCCGAGTGTCGGTTGGTTTTCGCTCCTCTCCTGTTCTTCATTGATCagttaaggtcactaattagtaaggaactccctgattgtctaggtcttaattggacACATTttgcatttacatttgagtcatttagcagatgctcttaaccagggagacttacaggagcaattagggttaagtgccttgcttaagggcacattgacagacttttcacctagtcggctctgtGATTTTGTACCAGCGACATTTCGGTTAGTGTTATAATGCTCTTAACCATTAGGCAGCCTGCTACCACAAATTGAAAGGAAATAGCAAAAACGGCTAACATTCAACCTTCCAGGagttgagtttgacacccctaaTTTTAAGGCTGTGGCTGTGCTCTCTGCAGGCACGTTTGCGGTGATCAGCCTGATGATTGGAGGAGTGGTGGTGAGGGAGGCCCCTGACTCCATGTTCATGATCCAGGCCCTGAATGGCACCGCCACCAATACCACCGTCTTCATCGACACAGAGGCCCGCGATGCCAGGAGGGTCCACATAGCCGTAGTCCTCACCACCCTGGTGGGAGTCATACAGGTGGATTACACTCCCCTCTTCCACCTTCAGAAAAATGTCCCCTCAAATAACCCAGCATCCTCTCTGTTGCCACTAGCTTTCCCACCACTAGTCAGTCACTCAATAAGAGGTCAACGTTCATGCCAAAGATAAGGTACATCCAtaaccttgggggtttgtggtttCAACCGGTTTCTCAGCGCTCACTGTTTACTCAACCATAGTGGGATCCACAGGACCGCAACTTAGTTGAACTAATGTCAACCTTCTTTATCTATGTTGACATTTATTATGCAAGTAAATCGTCATCATCTACTCTCCCcttgtttgtctttgtctttctgtctgtctccttctttcctttccccccagctggtcctggggttgtTGCGGTTTGGCTTTGTGGCCATCTACCTCACGGAGCCCCTGGTACGCGGATTCACCACGGCCGCGGCTGTTCACGTCTTCATCTCTCAGCTTAAATACCTGCTGGGCATCCAGACCCCGCGCTTCAGTGGGCCCCTGTCCGCTCTTCATGTGAGTCACTGACGGAGTGGAGTGGTTAACTTTTAAACAGTAGTAGACAGGAAATTCATCCACCTTATAGGTGTCCGTGGATGTACTCTGCTGTAATACATGGGTATTAGGCCTAGTTTACAAGCCTGCATGATTTAGTTATAAATCGACAAATGATTAATTCCTGATAAATATAGATTGTGAGTTTTATGCAATGCTCTCTGGGACACGGACACACTCTCAggtctctcacacctctctcctcccagaGTGTCACGGCCGTGTTCAGTGACATCACCAGCACCAACGTGACCACGTTGATTGTGGGCGGGGTCTGCATGGTGGTCCTCTACTGCGTGAAGGACCTCAACGAGCGCTTCAAGAAGAGGCTGCCTGTGCCCATCCCTGGAGAGATCATTGTGGTCATGGTCTCAACGGGGATCTCCTATGGCCTCAGTCTGTCAGAGAACTACCAAGTGGACGTGGTCAGGACAATTCCATCCGGGTAAGAGAaggacttttcacactactgggccaatccaaaccaagctgtactgaaCTGGCCTTCGGCCCAGCCAAACCAAACGGGTTGCTGTATGCATCCTACATGGTTACTAGAACCTGAAAGCACATTGTGAGAACCCAATATCCAAGCCAGTACGGTTCAAGTCAGCTCTATAGTGGGAAAAGGTATCGGTGACATATCATGGTCCAAAAAGTGTTTAGTGAGTCAAAATGCACAAGTAACAGCATCAGAAGACATGTACTGTACAAACAGTTGCTACTATTCAGTCAACTTTTCAGACAATATTTGTTATTTGTTTCCAGGCTGCTTCCACCTGCAATCCCAGACTTCTCTCTGCTGCCCAACTTGGTAACGGATTCTATCGCCATAGCGGTGGTGGGCTTCTCCATGGGAATCTCTCTGGCCAAGATCTTTGCTCTGAAACACGGCTACAGTGTGGATGGTAACCAGGTCAGTTTATCCACAGTACTGTAGCCATTATAGCCTTGGAGAGTGGCGATGTCAAAGAACGTCATagcatttcccccactaatggttaaggttaggcatgggGTGagggaaactgatcctagatctgtacctatgCGATACTTTACCCCAGATTCTAACCCGTTGTCTCTGTGTTGCCCTGtaggagctgatcctagatctgtacctgtGGGATACTTTACCCCAGAGTCTAACCCGTTGGCTCTGTGTTGCCCTGtaggagctgatcctagatctgtacccgTGGGATACTTTACCCCAGAGTCTAACCCGTTGGCTCTGTGTTGCCCTGtaggagctgatcctagatctgtacctgtGGGATACTTTACCCCAGAGTCTAACCCGTTGGCTCTGTGTTGCCCTGTAGGAGCTGATTGCCCTGGGCCTGTGTAACTTTGTCAGCTCTTTCTTCCACACCTTCGCCATCACCTGTTCCATGTCCCGCAGTCTGGTGCAGGAGAGCACCGGGGGCAATAcgcaggtaacacacacatgcgcagactcagacacacacatacatagatgCATAGTGACTTTAatatctacctacatgtaatattacctcgactaactggtgcccccgcacattgactctattccgttacccctgtatacagcctcgctattgatattttactactgctctttaattgttacttttaagggcttgtaagtaaacatttctctgttgtattcggtgcatgcgacaaataaaatttgatttgatacagtgacacacacacacacccatcctgTTTGCTGGGCCCACACTGAGTGTATGGCCATTAACATGACACAGTTGTCCTTTCATTACATGTGTCACCTCATAACGGGAGCTAAATTGGGGCCGTGAAGCCATAAAGATTAGATCAACCACAGACGCTTCTGTGCAGACTCCAGGAAGGCTAAATGATAGGTGTGTTAACGTACcttatctgtgtgtgtctttgcagaTTGCAGGTCTGTTGGCGTCCATGGTGGTGTTGCTGGTGGTGGTGgccattggttttgtcttccaGCCTCTGCCACAGGTGGGTGTAACAGTTACCGACCAACACCACCTACAGCGGGAGTTCTATGAGATGGCTAAGGAAGAATGAGGAAGggaaacagtcctgtcagaggCACTAGCTTAATTTAATATATCCCTTGCAAAATGTCAACCAATTAAAGTTGCATTAATGTTGGAATTTGAATCGCTATCACAGTAGCCTAAGAAATAAATATTTGCATTGAAATGTCCAATCCTATTTGAATGGTAATGCACCCcgactcaaccccccccccccctgtcattTCAGACCGCGCTGGCTGCCATCATCATGGTTAACCTGCTGGGGATGTTTAAACAATTCAGGGACATCCCTGCCCTGTGGAGGACCAGCAAGATCGAGTTGGTGAGTCTGGACCGCAACACAACTCCTTCTGATTACATCTAACCCAGGGTCatttcaggaagtacactgaaattccaattatCTTAAATGCTTTTCAATGTAAACttagaatttggtttactttctgaattgactaaAATGTAAGCAATTTAAATGATCTGACCGCATCATGACCACATCGCACCAGAAAACCCAATCGGACAGATTCCTTCAGTACATGTCATGCtatggtagcctggtcccagatcagtttgctatggaagcctggtcccagatcagtttgctatggaagcctggtcccagatcagtttgctatggaagcctggtcccagatcagtttgctatggaagcctggtcccagatcagtttgctatggaagcctggtcccagatcagttcgCAACTCTTACAGTCACTGCATGACAGTGACTGTAAGAGTTGGATACACAGCACAAAGAGACCTGGGACGAGGCCTATACTATGGATCTGTAACCATTGTTGCTTTGGTCTGTATTGTCTTCCAGGCTATCTGGCTGGTAGCCTTTGTGGCCTCTGTGCTGTTGGGCCTTGATCTTGGACTTCTGGTGGCCTTAGGATTTGCTATCCTGAGTGTCATCTACAGAACACAGAGGTACTAAACCATCCTACTACTTCTGAAATATATTCAAGTGTAGTATTTAATATCCCCTTCACGATCACTGGTAACCATTTCATATCACCAGCTTGATTTGGAAAAAAGCTAGATTTTTAAGTTGAGTCATTTCAGTTTTAATCTGTTCAATGGAAATGTATGAAATAACTGTGCTAAAACGTTTCAATATCTCTCGCCCCCTTCTTCTCCACAGCCCAAAGAGTGTGATCCTGGGACAGGTCCTGGACACAGGCCTGTACTGTGACGTGGATGAATATGAAAAAGTAATAATGTGTCATTTTGTGATAATGAGCAACTCTCTATATGGTCTTACAGTTGCAGGCACTAAAAAGCTGGGTCTCATTACAGTATTGAACAAGTTTGTCACAAAGAAATTGTAATGGTGGACAAGGTTTTTCTAAATGAACTTGTTAGTGCCCTGGCCTGTAACTTAGTGCCCTGGCCTGTAACTTAGTGCCCTGGCCTGTAACTTAGTGCCCTGGCCTGTAACTTAGTGCCCTGGCCTGTAACTTAGTGCCCTGGCCTGTAACTTAGTGCCCTGGCCTGTAACTTAGTGCCCTGGCCTGTAACTTAGTGCCCTGGCCTGTAACTTAGTGCCCTGGCCTGTAACTTAGTGCCCTGGCCTGTAACTTAGTGCCCTGGCCTGTAA from Oncorhynchus kisutch isolate 150728-3 unplaced genomic scaffold, Okis_V2 scaffold2014, whole genome shotgun sequence includes:
- the LOC109877279 gene encoding prestin-like isoform X3; amino-acid sequence: MQLPQGLAYAMLAAVPPVYGLYSSFYPVLLYTFFGTSRHISIGTFAVISLMIGGVVVREAPDSMFMIQALNGTATNTTVFIDTEARDARRVHIAVVLTTLVGVIQLVLGLLRFGFVAIYLTEPLVRGFTTAAAVHVFISQLKYLLGIQTPRFSGPLSALHSVTAVFSDITSTNVTTLIVGGVCMVVLYCVKDLNERFKKRLPVPIPGEIIVVMVSTGISYGLSLSENYQVDVVRTIPSGLLPPAIPDFSLLPNLVTDSIAIAVVGFSMGISLAKIFALKHGYSVDGNQELIALGLCNFVSSFFHTFAITCSMSRSLVQESTGGNTQIAGLLASMVVLLVVVAIGFVFQPLPQTALAAIIMVNLLGMFKQFRDIPALWRTSKIELAIWLVAFVASVLLGLDLGLLVALGFAILSVIYRTQSPKSVILGQVLDTGLYCDVDEYEKAAECTGIKIFHSNSSIYFANSDLYLNALKEKTGVDPVHLQAIRKARKRKLKKESAERESQNHKSPQKMSAVVKLDLELGVTHEVVAGGGSQNHLEVQGNGQVAETHTESDSEETRFLEPLCPVHTLILDWTPVNFIDSVGAKAIKLVIKEYAAVDVCVFIAGCSRTLLAELRTLQFFTGVVAPEMVFPTVHDAVLHCRRRTAPPTITAIQ
- the LOC109877279 gene encoding prestin-like isoform X2, producing the protein MEQHVTPCEDAPPPLMYRVERPVFDEAYLHTQLLHPRERSPKTIRQRLAQQLHCSSERAKAIALSFLPILTWLPSYPVKEYLFGDLVSGLSTGVMQLPQGLAYAMLAAVPPVYGLYSSFYPVLLYTFFGTSRHISIGTFAVISLMIGGVVVREAPDSMFMIQALNGTATNTTVFIDTEARDARRVHIAVVLTTLVGVIQLVLGLLRFGFVAIYLTEPLVRGFTTAAAVHVFISQLKYLLGIQTPRFSGPLSALHSVTAVFSDITSTNVTTLIVGGVCMVVLYCVKDLNERFKKRLPVPIPGEIIVVMVSTGISYGLSLSENYQVDVVRTIPSGLLPPAIPDFSLLPNLVTDSIAIAVVGFSMGISLAKIFALKHGYSVDGNQELIALGLCNFVSSFFHTFAITCSMSRSLVQESTGGNTQIAGLLASMVVLLVVVAIGFVFQPLPQTALAAIIMVNLLGMFKQFRDIPALWRTSKIELAIWLVAFVASVLLGLDLGLLVALGFAILSVIYRTQSPKSVILGQVLDTGLYCDVDEYEKTGVDPVHLQAIRKARKRKLKKESAERESQNHKSPQKMSAVVKLDLELGVTHEVVAGGGSQNHLEVQGNGQVAETHTESDSEETRFLEPLCPVHTLILDWTPVNFIDSVGAKAIKLVIKEYAAVDVCVFIAGCSRTLLAELRTLQFFTGVVAPEMVFPTVHDAVLHCRRRTAPPTITAIQ
- the LOC109877279 gene encoding prestin-like isoform X1, with protein sequence MEQHVTPCEDAPPPLMYRVERPVFDEAYLHTQLLHPRERSPKTIRQRLAQQLHCSSERAKAIALSFLPILTWLPSYPVKEYLFGDLVSGLSTGVMQLPQGLAYAMLAAVPPVYGLYSSFYPVLLYTFFGTSRHISIGTFAVISLMIGGVVVREAPDSMFMIQALNGTATNTTVFIDTEARDARRVHIAVVLTTLVGVIQLVLGLLRFGFVAIYLTEPLVRGFTTAAAVHVFISQLKYLLGIQTPRFSGPLSALHSVTAVFSDITSTNVTTLIVGGVCMVVLYCVKDLNERFKKRLPVPIPGEIIVVMVSTGISYGLSLSENYQVDVVRTIPSGLLPPAIPDFSLLPNLVTDSIAIAVVGFSMGISLAKIFALKHGYSVDGNQELIALGLCNFVSSFFHTFAITCSMSRSLVQESTGGNTQIAGLLASMVVLLVVVAIGFVFQPLPQTALAAIIMVNLLGMFKQFRDIPALWRTSKIELAIWLVAFVASVLLGLDLGLLVALGFAILSVIYRTQSPKSVILGQVLDTGLYCDVDEYEKAAECTGIKIFHSNSSIYFANSDLYLNALKEKTGVDPVHLQAIRKARKRKLKKESAERESQNHKSPQKMSAVVKLDLELGVTHEVVAGGGSQNHLEVQGNGQVAETHTESDSEETRFLEPLCPVHTLILDWTPVNFIDSVGAKAIKLVIKEYAAVDVCVFIAGCSRTLLAELRTLQFFTGVVAPEMVFPTVHDAVLHCRRRTAPPTITAIQ